A genomic stretch from Oscarella lobularis chromosome 11, ooOscLobu1.1, whole genome shotgun sequence includes:
- the LOC136193061 gene encoding serine/threonine-protein phosphatase 6 regulatory ankyrin repeat subunit B-like, giving the protein MGESSALYGHLSGPAVLFQAIRSRNSIEVKRLIEDQGVAVSSEGPLDETDDIDVSALHLACWLKYEEIASVLLDLGADIESYDEMGSTPLLYSCKRGLLSIVKKLLAKKCNVLLRNKKKETALHHGCEAGNVDICSLLLDSEAWLDAHDFLGKTPLHWACEFNKFDAVKLLIEHGADIEAHDCWKRTPFLTSCAAGNVEIMKYLSAKGCDMTATADAGAGALHLACLGARTEAMAWLVSAGFNYRDSGTLGSTTLLCACEGGHLDLAVSLADEHGLDLDQRGENGMTPFLSAVVGGNCRLVEWLQDKECEIWVRNQFGKCALHLALEHSKENVFFFLFQRFCDEGIGAGPIANRPAPLRNYFGLESVNDNGETLFLVACKEGLLRAVKFLYQKGANIRAKDKLGKSGLHLSCENGHTPTAEYLMGELKLNPEETDYMSETSLMKACRGGHIITTKMLLESRIWDLSRKNKDDQTALHLACRNVLGVKVARFLIDLGINVTDSDCRGWTPIMKACLSGQLSIVRILAALDSRSMNQKNSDQQSLLHLACKYGHHGVSQFLIDSHVALDECDKFDCTPLIYACQSGLLLVAKRLVELGCSLHYDNSMNAGLVDCRCLNGGGAALLRFLVNSGVDFNQKYLFQLSLMAATTSLSAIKFLASLNSSLASVKFIWGESALHQACKGGHTSVADFLISVISDNALADFHRGDKTPLVYAYENGLLPIVRRLESRGCSLDEETLLMAACSGGLISVVKHIVERNRSVVRDAWRYFTEACARKRADVADLLINEFAHELLVENGSDALFVACENGCLCVVDRLVTLDCSLDDRTSDGANLLLLACSKKHAKIVHLLLDAGATADESKLLETATKHNMLSVIARLCDIGCSLENETSHGSLLHLAGGRDVAQFFTVNTPMMLNKLDSELNTPLMTACQLHNFEVATHLIESDCSVNEKMCMTNLHFLNSWSAVGIVKN; this is encoded by the exons ATGGGTGAATCTTCAGCTCTCTACGGACATCTCTCCGGACCCGCCGTCCTCTTTCAAGCCATACGAAGCCGGAATTCGATCGAAGTGAAGCGCTTGATCGAGGACCAAGGAGTTGCTGTTTCCAGCGAAGGGCCTTTGGACGAGACAGACGAT ATCGACGTTTCTGCGCTTCATTTGGCTTGCTGGCTTAAGTATGAAGAGATCGCCTCAGTTCTGCTCGATTTGGGAGCTGATATCGAATCCTACGACGAG ATGGGAAGTACGCCATTGCTCTATTCTTGCAAACGCGGACTACTTTCAATCGTGAAGAAGCTGCTCGCGAAAAAATGCAACGTTCTTCTGAGAAACAAG aaaaaggaaacagCCCTTCATCATGGCTGTGAAGCGGGGAATGTCGACatttgttctcttcttcttgacaGTGAAGCATGGCTTGATGCCCATGACTTC TTGGGGAAAACACCGTTGCATTGGGCATGCGAATTCAACAAATTTGATGCTGTCAAATTACTGATTGAGCATGGCGCTGATATTGAAGCCCACGATTGC TGGAAAAGAACTCCTTTTTTGACTTCATGTGCGGCTGGAAATGTTGAAATCATGAAGTACCTGAGTGCGAAGGGCTGCGACATGACAGCAACAGCTGAC GCAGGAGCAGGAGCTTTGCATTTAGCATGTTTGGGGGCTAGAACAGAGGCAATGGCTTGGCTCGTCTCTGCTGGATTCAATTATCGCGATTCTGGAACC TTGGGTTCCACAACTCTTCTTTGCGCATGTGAAGGAGGTCATTTGGATTTAGCAGTAAGTCTCGCAGATGAACACGGTCTAGACTTGGACCAAAGGGGAGag AACGGAATGACGCCGTTTTTGAGCGCTGTAGTGGGTGGCAATTGTAGACTAGTAGAATGGCTACAAGATAAAGAGTGCGAAATCTGGGTCAGAAATCAG TTCGGAAAATGTGCTCTTCATTTGGCTCTCGAGCAttcgaaggagaacgtctttttcttcttgtttcAGCGCTTCTGCGATGAAGGCATTGGAGCAGGACCGATTGCCAAC AGACCTGCACCACTAAGAAATTATTTCGGACTGGAGTCAGTCAACGAT AATGGCGAgactctttttcttgtcgcCTGCAAAGAAGGATTGCTGCGAGCGGTCAAATTTCTTTATCAAAAAGGCGCTAATATCAGGGCAAAAGATAAG CTTGGAAAATCGGGTCTTCATCTGAGCTGTGAGAATGGGCACACGCCTACTGCGGAGTACCTGATGGGCGAGCTCAAGTTGAACCCCGAAGAAACAGATTAT ATGAGCGAGACTTCTTTGATGAAGGCATGTAGAGGCGGTCACATAATAACAACGAAAATGCTACTAGAGTCGCGAATATGGGATTTGTCTAGGAAAAACAAG GATGACCAGACCGCTTTGCATTTGGCTTGCAGAAATGTTCTCGGCGTTAAAGTGGCCCGTTTTTTAATCGATTTAGGAATCAATGTAACCGATTCAGATTGT AGAGGATGGACTCCGATAATGAAAGCTTGTCTCAGTGGACAGTTGTCAATAGTTCGCATTCTTGCTGCGTTAGATTCGCGGTCTATGAATCAGAAAAATTCG GATCAGCAAAGTTTACTTCATTTAGCTTGCAAATACGGGCACCATGGCGTCTCGCAATTTTTGATTGACAGTCACGTGGCTCTTGATGAATGTGATAAG TTTGACTGCACTCCTTTGATCTATGCGTGCCAAAGTGGGCTTCTTCTCGTTGCAAAGCGTCTTGTTGAATTGGGTTGTTCTTTGCACTACGATAACTCTATGAAT GCAGGTTTAGTAGATTGTCGTTGCCTAAACGGTGGAGGTGCTGCCTTATTACGGTTTCTTGTGAATTCCGGCGTTGATTTCAATCAGAAATAT cTGTTTCAACTTTCTCTAATGGCTGCAACTACATCTCTGTCTGCTATCAAGTTTCTTGCCTCTTTAAATTCTTCTCTTGCTTCAGTGAAGTTTATA TGGGGCGAAAGTGCTTTGCATCAGGCTTGCAAAGGCGGGCACACAAGCGTGGCAGACTTTTTAATAAGTGTCATCTCGGATAATGCCTTGGCCGATTTTCACAGA GGCGACAAGACTCCTCTCGTTTACGCCTATGAAAATGGGCTTTTACCAATTGTACGACGACTTGAATCTAGAGGATGCTCCTTAGATGAG GAAACTTTGTTAATGGCAGCCTGCAGTGGCGGTTTGATCTCAGTTGTAAAGCATATTGTGGAACGAAATCGAAGTGTCGTCCGG GATGCTTGGAGATATTTTACCGAAGCCTGTGCAAGGAAAAGAGCTGACGTCGCAGATTTACTAATTAACGAATTTGCCCATGAGTTACTTGTTGAG AACGGGAGCGACGCGTTGTTCGTTGCATGTGAAAATGGTTGTCtttgcgtcgtcgatcgtctcgttACATTGGACTGTTCACTTGATGACAGAACTAGT GATGGAGCCAATTTGCTACTTCTCGCTTGCAGCAAAAAGCATGCGAAAATTGTACACCTTCTTCTTGATGCCGGAGCAACAGCAGACGAA TCCAAATTATTGGAGACTGCCACTAAGCACAATATGTTGTCAGTTATTGCTCGTCTTTGCGATATCGGGTGTTCTCTTGAAAATGAAACATCG CACGGATCTCTGCTTCATCTGGCAGGTGGCAGAGATGTGGCTCAATTCTTTACTGTTAATACCCCTATGATGCTGAACAAATTAGACTCG gagcTCAATACTCCACTAATGACAGCGTGTCAACTACATAATTTTGAAGTGGCTACTCATCTCATTGAAAGCGACTGTTCAGTTAATGAGAAAATGTG tATGACAAATCTGCATTTTCTGAATTCTTGGAGTGCTGTTGGAATCGTGAAGAATTGA
- the LOC136193339 gene encoding uncharacterized protein, which translates to MLPYQCAKGKVRKLLREAWKRSRYSRLKELGTTEPSKIKVCLIGVAGAGKTTLMNSLRRMPLATQNVSEVDGSLDPSLRTAGINIIEARIDKAGEVVFCDFAGQPNFHKTHSLFFSESTTIYLLVVNLEGSDEELYLSSLYWLSLTKCSIGSSTNNCVVLIGSRGDKVSKRELLTRLQRSLQSKFEKCFEFSSKHFIMDCRDSTSPVMQSLREHIYCLKTKIIKEAPAVFSIVDKLQSSLLPRLRSISKASSPLKALESSGIYLPRFVRVNSKDGDASFLQVSSASLTFADALNDFPSLEEQLKTDHCRFFISKVFFSLIVRSNIYSGLQKEVLDQFFKFLHGIGEIIEFGENVILDPSWLCHNVIGPIMSPNTFPVRLEGVDDGAVSSERVEHAIRLFNKDQSIFSIKELMELLCSLEICYPVPNQDNVYRFPALMTERRRDEFWKANKKMIIYVGRRLECHDETDIIVPGTIPFLQTRSVVRLDPSPLVWKDGIILEKRLNEITIEGLIELDEAAKAIDVVARGPVDSEAECFHFVNEMLNMVQEVLDDRSPGTITDHSFCLSTSALKKLMVNPPAHKRFLIEKAKSDDSPVSTIMKTEKYTDTLRELLVVPTDHYCMLPRKVKAGLLTTLDLSNESTHVLGKELGLKASDVIACRDFHSVLRLWDQRLNALVSDLVSCLRKCDLLAALYVLNSDASSVQLSDEEALAAEKAFISAAACGLEDRQNDAQKGPHVMDNQVVKAASLSCSLSDSPASLEDFLDRPVSPKERFEAAKCIQAKWEYIARILGPTPFDSNDLHPFEQKKDDRARAQFMLDTWSNKFDAKATRRHLINAMVTEEYRAQACKIFPFWAKYTKPS; encoded by the exons ATGCTCCCGTACCAATGTGCTAAAGGAAAAGTTCGAAAACTTTTGAGAGAGGCCTGG aaaagaagtcgatATTCAAGACTGAAAGAGCTTGGAACGACGGAGCCTTCAAAGATAAAAGTTTGTCTAATTGGAGTTGCTGGTGCTGGGAAAACGACTCTTATGAATTCGTTACGCCGTATGCCCTTGGCAACGCAAAACGTCAGTGAAGTTGACGGATCGTTAGATCCGAGTTTACGGACCGCTGGCATTAACATTATAGAGGCAAGGATTGACAAAGCGGGCGAAGTGGTGTTTTGCGATTTTGCCGGTCAGCCGAACTTTCATAAGACTCACAGCCTTTTCTTCTCGGAATCGACTACCATTtaccttctcgtcgtcaatctTGAGGGGTCGGACGAAGAGCTCTATTTGTCTTCATTGTACTGGCTTTCGCTCACCAAGTGCAGCAttggatcgtcgacgaataaTTGTGTTGTGCTAATCGGCAGCAGAGGCGACAAAGTTAGCAAGCGCGAGCTACTGACACGACTTCAAAGGTCACTACAgtcaaaattcgaaaaatgCTTCGAATTCTCTTCCAAGCACTTCATAATGGACTGTCGTGACTCAACATCGCCAGTTATGCAGAGTTTGCGCGAACATATTTATTGTCTGAAAACTAAAATCATCAAG GAAGCTCCAGCTGTTTTCAGCATTGTCGACAAACTACAATCAAGTTTATTGCCGCGACTGAGGAGTATTAGTAaagcttcttctcctctgaAAGCTCTTGAATCTAGCGGGATATATCTTCCGCGATTTGTTCG GGTGAACAGCAAAGACGGAGATGCTTCGTTTTTGCAGGTGTCATCTGCTTCGCTGACATTTGCAGATGCACTAAACGACTTTCCCTCACTTGAAGAACAG CTCAAGACTGATCATTGTcgctttttcatttcaaaaGTCTTTTTCAGTCTCATTGTTCGGTCAAACATTTACAGCGGTCTACAGAAAGAAGTTCTTGACCAGTTTTTTAAGTTTCTTCATGGAATTGGAGAG ATTATTGAATTTGGTGAAAACGTCATATTGGATCCCTCGTGGCTCTGTCACAACGTAATCGGTCCGATCATGTCACCAAATACTTTTCCGGTTCGTCTGGAAggagtcgatgacggagcAGTGAGTTCTGAGAGAGTTGAGCATGCTATTCGGCTGTTCAATAAGGATCAAAGCATTTTCTCAATTAAAGAGCTCATGGAATTGCTTTGCAGTTTGGAAATTTGCTATCCAGTTCCGAACCAAGATAACGTTTATCGATTTCCCGCTCTCATGacagagcgacgtcgagacgagtTCTGGAAGGCAAACAAAAAGATGATCATATACGTAGGCCGTCGTCTCGAGTGCCACGATGAAACCGATATCATCGTTCCCGGAACCATTCCGTTTCTTCAGACACGATCGGTCGTTCGTCTCGATCCTTCGCCGCTTGTTTGGAAAGACGGCATAATTTTGGAGAAACGATTAAACGAAATCACAATTGAAGGACTTATTGAACTAGACGAGGCAGCAAAAGCAATCGACGTTGTTGCTCGTGGCCCCGTCGATTCTGAAGCAGAGTGCTTCCACTTCGTCAACGAGATGCTGAACATGGTTCAGGAAGTGTTGGACGATAGGAGTCCGGGCACGATCACGGACCACAGTTTTTGCTTGAGTACGTCGGCGCTGAAAAAGTTGATGGTGAACCCACCAGCGCATAAACGGTTCCTGATTGAAAAAGCGAAATCGGATGACTCACCAGTCTCTACCATAATGAAGACGGAGAAATATACTGACACGCTTCGAGAGTTGTTGGTAGTGCCAACTGATCACTACTGCATGCTACCGAGAAAAGTCAAAGCCGGCCTCCTGACGACTTTAGATCTAAGTAACGAAAGCACTCATGTACTCGGTAAAGAATTGGGGCTGAAGGCGTCAGATGTCATAGCTTGTAGAGATTTTCACAGCGTTCTCCGCTTGTGGGACCAGCGTCTAAACGCATTGGTTTCAGATCTGGTTTCTTGCTTGCGCAAGTGCGACCTACTTGCTGCACTGTATGTCCTGAATTCTGATGCATCCTCCGTCCAGCTTTCGGACGAGGAG GCTCTAGCAGCAGAAAAGGCTTTCATTTCTGCAGCAGCTTGTGGCTTAGAAGACCGCCAAAATGACGCTCAAAAAGGGCCGCACGTAATGG ATAATCAAGTTGTTAAAGCAGCCTCTTTGAGTTGTTCTCTTTCAGACTCTCCAGCCTCATTGGAAGATTTCCTCGATAGACCAGTTTCTCCGAAAGAACGATTTGAAGCAGCCAAGTGTATTCAAGCGAAGTGGGAATATATTGCAAGAATTTTGGGTCCCACGccgtttgattctaatgatTTGCATCCATTTGAGCAAAAGAAGGACGATCGCGCTCGTGCTCAGTTCATGCTCGACACTTGGTCAAACAAATTCGACGCAAAGGCAACCCGAAGGCATCTTATTAATGCAATGGTGACTGAAGAATACAGAGCTCAAGCTTGTAAGATCTTCCCCTTTTGGGCCAAATACACTAAGCCAAGCTAG